The DNA region GTTAATGCAATGTTGAGCTCAGCAATAGTTAAGTCTAAACTTTAATATAAACTCTCAGAcatccttttcttcttcttcattttatttgGCCATTGCTACAGTACAATTGTAGAGCCAATATTCTTATTTGCATTGTAGTTAGTGCTAAAGCCTAAAAGACATGTTGGCTGTAATGGAGGTTAATTAGAACAAGAAACAACTAAAACAACTGACTTCACAAGGAAGACTctaaatgcaaacaaactgcTGTTATAGTGACTTGTACATTTATAAGTCAACGGCACTGCCGTTAGATATACACGCCGTGTATCTCAGCAACAAACGCTGCTATGCCAACAACATCACAATGTGAAACCCTGCAAACCGTCACATGTTGCAGTTTAACGTAGCCTGTGTTTATCAACTGATTTTTTGGGCAATAATTTGGCAGAAACATAacggacaaaaaacaccaaactaaaTATGAAAGtcagtttgacaaaataaaaagtaaggAGCACATTTCTGCTCTAGTGACACCGATATATTTGTAACATATTGGCAATCTCAAcacttttttccctgtttttaatcagacaaataaaaaagctcGATCATATCTGACAAAATGTGAGCTGAAACTATATTAGCTGTTTCatacctgagcaaactggattgatttctttcaaaaacatcaggaaaaggcaatgagcaacacgAGACGTCATGACCCAAAAGTTAGcacaaaattacatgaaaattacctgaaaattagcaaaaaaatttaAGACGAAAAaggaatgtttcaaaaaaagtaaactgcctgtaaaaagtgcttaaaattttttttgcaacgtAAATTTAATTATGGAATTGTGATTATACATACAGTTTTTTCCCCCagctattttcatttcatttcctagacatttttacctattttatttttctctagacaattttccctaactttttttcttttttgcagtttgtcaaTCTTTTATTACACAGTTGCTCTTTTCCCGtgtatttgaaagaaactgctcaggattaaaaggttaaatctgcagcacaagaaaagtgatgttgttccagatttcaaaaggttataaaaaagcaaaagcatctTCTATGAAAACCGCAACATGACGGTCAGACGTGGCTGTAACCTGTGTGTGGATCTCAGATGTCTTTGAGTGTGTCTTGTCCCTTTGGGTTGTCCAGCCAGTGAGGAGGCCAGCTGGCTTTAATGCTCGGCCGCTCCTTCAACAGAGCATAATACTCTCCCAGTTTAGGGTAACGCTCAGCAGACAACCTGCAGACAAAAGGGTGGACGACATTTGAACCGCAGTGTCAAGACTTCACGTATTTTGTCGGTGTGACTTGTAGAAAATGCAACAGCCGTTCTTTATTCACTTACCCAAATCTGAAAAGAGTACCAACAGTTGGAAAAACAGTCACATCTGCCAGAGAGAAGGATGGTCCTGCCAGGTAAGAGTTCGAGCCCAGCTTAAAAGAAACAGGTggaaaataaagcatgtttaacctggatccacatcacgTTTCATGTGCTgaattcagacgcctttcattCAAACCAAGAAAGaattctttcgaaaacatgggggaaaaggcaatacagcaaatgtagaaaaatctattaaaaaaattgaattatataaacatttttcaaaaacctAGGGaagaatgtccagaaaactatatctattactttcataaatacatatttaaaattatgttacacaataatcattattttttagtgCTTTTCTTCCAGTTCATCCACCAActgcacttttatttaattgCGCAGTGcctttgtccatgtttttgctcaagtttcaaaaggaTTATCTGTAGGAACGCTGATTAACATTAATgtcattatacatttttatctttcacaTTATCgcatattgttatttttgtagcCCTGACGTTAACCTCCCCGAAAAAGTTAggtaaaaaatgtccagaaaacttaatttataattatcataattttaaaattatgttacagaattctaattattttttcagcactatttttacagatcatttttaaaaatctttttttttaaactttttttgtgctatttttcagggcgttttcttgtcatttttactcatattttgctattttttgcacactgccttcttaccatgtttatgattatgtttatttgctcaggtttcaaatggttaaatgtgcaaatgtcgttcgtttgtgtttatgtgtgtactGTACACACTACCTTCTGCAGGTAACCCTCCCACAGGCTGAGTTCAGTGGCCAGAGCTTCTTTGTTTCTCTTAAGAGCTGAGTCATGCCTCTCTCCTTCAGGGACAAACCAGTCGTAGTAGATGACTAAATctaggaacacacacacacacacacacacacacacacacacacacacacacaaacaaaggatAGTGTCTTCACTGGGTGTATGATCCTATTTCCTTGGCATATCAAGTATTGCTAAAAGTGCAGCATTATCAAGCATCAATCATTTATTGTTTAAAGACAAAGCAACATTATTTGACACGATTTGACACGCTGGGCACTGAAGTGTTCAACATTACTCAAATGGGAATATAAAGCAGATCTGATCGGGGTTATTTTAAGGCTTTTAGTCAGATTTTTGTCTTCATTCCAAAAAAGCCAATATTcatactaagctgtttacactGCAAATTATAACTAATATTCCAGTAACATACTTCTTTCACGCAGCTGCGAGTACTTTGATTAACCTCAACACAAGCAGGTCATTTACTACGTCAAAATGCAGGACAGTTGAACTGCTGTCGCTTgtgccaaaatttaaaaaaataagttttccaCCAGGGGTGGACTTACAAGCTTTACCCTTTAATTATAATGTGCGATAACTGCGAGAAACTctatgcagtgtttttaaagtgttattaATTCATTTGTCTTACTGAGTTTTTCGTAGAATGTGAGGCCCTCGAACATGCGTTGGTACATCAGCGCTTGTTCTGCCGGGCCGTCTGGGATCAGTTTGTTCCCCTGAGACTTAAACTGACTCTG from Plectropomus leopardus isolate mb chromosome 18, YSFRI_Pleo_2.0, whole genome shotgun sequence includes:
- the LOC121958101 gene encoding glutathione S-transferase A-like, coding for MAQDMTLLWGSGSPPCWRVMIALEEKDLQGYNQKLLSFEKMEHKSQEVLDINARGQLPSFKHGDIIVNESYAACFYLESQFKSQGNKLIPDGPAEQALMYQRMFEGLTFYEKLNLVIYYDWFVPEGERHDSALKRNKEALATELSLWEGYLQKLGSNSYLAGPSFSLADVTVFPTVGTLFRFGLSAERYPKLGEYYALLKERPSIKASWPPHWLDNPKGQDTLKDI